CCGGCGTCGATCAGCTGGTTATACACATCCTGGCCATCTTTTCGATCCGCAAAAAACTTCACCCCACCGCCGGCGAAGAAGTCCACCCCCGAACCCGGCAGCTGGGTGGCGATGTCCTCGTACATATTCCGGTGGGCGACATGCGCAAAGAAGCTGGCCGGCGTGGCGTGTACGATGGAGGAGGTTGCCACAAGGCCTGTCAGTTGCCCCGTCCGGGAGAGGCGTTCGACGATCGTCTCCACCCGGGCGGTATCGGCGTCCATCCCGATAGCCGCGTTGTAGGTCTTGACGCCCGAGGCAAAGGACGTGGCGCCGGCGGCCGAGTCGGTGATTTCGGCATCCGTCGGCTTCGTTTTGATGTACCCGAACGCGCCGAACTGCTCGAAGTATGAGGTCGCTACCGTGTCGTTGAAATACAGGGTGGAGATCTGCGCCAGCCCCATGCCGTCGCCGATCATCAGGATGACGTTGGTCGGTTTTGCCGGGGACGGCGGCGCGAGCCGCGCGCAACCCGATGCCAGCAGTATAACGCATGAAACGGCAAACAAGCCTGCGATAGAGCGTCGGCGGGCAGGGAGGCTCGAGGGGTTGGGCATGACAAAAAGAGCTGGCGGATGAATACAGAATCGGTCGAAGGATACGACCGTCACATTATGCGGCGATTACGCCGCGCGTGGTGCCACAATCGCTGGAACCCAAGATATCGAACTTCGTCATTTGACGCACGCGCATCTGCGCCTTACGTTAGGTGTTCTTCCTCACATCGATCGGCAGCCTGAATCTTGTTATGTCTACCCGTCGCTCCTTCCTCTACGCCGCGGCCGGCCTCACAGCCGCGCTCTCCGTCGCACCCTCCCGTGTACTCGCCGCGCCGCTCAAGTCCATGCGGATTTTTATTGGCACCTATACCAGCGGAGCCAGCAAAGGAATCTACACCGGCATGCTGGACGCGGACTCGGGGGCTATCGCGGACGTCCGCCTCGTCGCCGAGGCGGAGCAGCCCTCCTTCCTCGCTATCAGTCCGGACCAGCGCTTTCT
The DNA window shown above is from Rhodothermales bacterium and carries:
- a CDS encoding alkaline phosphatase — encoded protein: MPNPSSLPARRRSIAGLFAVSCVILLASGCARLAPPSPAKPTNVILMIGDGMGLAQISTLYFNDTVATSYFEQFGAFGYIKTKPTDAEITDSAAGATSFASGVKTYNAAIGMDADTARVETIVERLSRTGQLTGLVATSSIVHATPASFFAHVAHRNMYEDIATQLPGSGVDFFAGGGVKFFADRKDGQDVYNQLIDAGFAMDSTALAGTPAPPQKYGFLLAPDGMPRVLEGRGPFLTDATRMALAYLDQGDRGFFLMVEGSQIDWGGHENNTEYLMTEMADFNDAIGAAIEFAARDGNTLVVVTADHETGGLALSTGAGYGEMIPTFSTGGHTGSLIPVFAFGPGAEAFTGIYENTEIFHKIVSAAAW